In Cotesia glomerata isolate CgM1 linkage group LG1, MPM_Cglom_v2.3, whole genome shotgun sequence, one genomic interval encodes:
- the LOC123263417 gene encoding uncharacterized protein LOC123263417: MGSKKMFALVKWIGGDDDKKYTVGIDVEHIKNFDYDKFNSDDEDPDKIYVVEWHESKKEPLGGWICFSAQIIAVSGSLANLKKKMKAIDGIESPRRMSLEITDDKGPGQNDYSIIKDGPKIDESEVPVIDPEIDYSPEVKRKKLLGGNDGNENIDIFDDDKAEASGSKVFSSDQNDDEDLLIIKEKNVRPGGSEFVTKHELSEAITMALQKVLAAIPATSSVVPTLSDCSKTKRSKNKKNNMIELGQPGSNVFVTSDQWIAAEATKSFTAMTTSLLVSVFPTDQLIKSNYKGGPPKNAIDKTVIHTGLENTNELKAIKEAVQQRFKNNLIRLSLVNALT, translated from the exons ATGGGGAG taaaaaaatgtttgcgCTGGTGAAATGGATTGGCGGAGacgatgataaaaaatataccgTTGGTATAGACGTTGaacacattaaaaattttgactatgATAAATTTAACAGTGATGATGAAGAtcctgataaaatttatgtcgTTGAGTGGCACGAGTCAAAGAAGGAACCACTGGGTGGGTGGATTTGCTTTAGTGCACAAATAATTGCAGTCTcag GATCCCTTGCAaacttgaagaaaaaaatgaaagccATCGATGGTATTGAGTCTCCCAGACGGATGTCTCTTGAGATAACTGATGACAAGGGACCTGGTCAAAATGATTATTCTATAATTAAAGATGGCCCAAAAATTGATGAGTCAGAAgtg ccAGTGATTGATCCAGAGATTGACTACAGCCCAGAGgttaaacgtaaaaaattattgggcGGTAACGAT gGTAATGAgaacattgacatttttgatgaTGACAAAGCAGAGGCTTctggttcaaaagttttttctaGCGATCAAAATGATGATGAAGATcttctaataattaaagagaaaaatgtCAGACCTGGTGGATCTGAATTTGTAACAAAACATGAGTTATCAGAAG CTATTACAATGGCGCTTCAGAAAGTTCTGGCAGCAATTCCAGCCACGTCTTCAGTTGTTCCAACACTCTCTGATTGTTCAAAAACAAAACgatcaaaaaacaaaaaaaataacatg attGAATTAGGTCAACCTGGGAGTAATGTTTTCGTTACCTCTGACCAATGGATAGCTGCTGAAGCGACTAAATCATTTACAGCTATGACTACTTCATTATTGGTTTCGGTATTTCCTACAGATCAGTTGATTAAAAGCAACTACAAAGGTGGACCACCCAAAAATGCAATAGATAAGACCGTTATACACACTGGATTGGAGAATACTAATGAATTAAAAGCAATTAAAG AAGCAGTCCAACAAcgatttaaaaacaatttaatcaGGCTGAGTTTGGTAAATGCATTAACGTAA
- the LOC123263552 gene encoding uncharacterized protein LOC123263552: MDKECPHCHALKFKNEPAGMCCASGKVQLPEIETPPEPLNGLLFGTDPDSNVFLKSIRRFNSCFQMTSFGATEIVRNTNANGQQFNSTFKIRGQVYHKMGSLLPMPNEPHKFLQIYFMGGEDSGSALANRVNARCDYNNLDSLYASRIVSELDALLNEHNELLKIFKSHMHQSQSDNHAIVINPDKTPAGEHIRRFNAPVVDDVAGIMVGDCTAAREIVIRRRNNNLQFIADTHRLYDALQYPLIFWKGQDGYCINIKQRDPVSGAETNKNVSSKDYYAYRLMIRRGLDNVILQCRELCQQFMVDMYEKIESERLRYLRYNQQKLRAEEYIHLRDAINNNADVAEIGNHVILPSSYVGSPCHMQEYIQDALTFVREYGRPCSFITFTCNPKWPEITSLLLPGQNAIHRYDITAHVFRQKLKSLISFITKSHVFGPTRFWMYSVEWQK, from the exons ATGGACAAGGAATGTCCGCATTGTCATGctctgaaattcaaaaatgagccAGCTGGGATGTGTTGCGCGTCAGGAAAAGTGCAACTACCTGAAATTGAAACACCACCCGAACCATTGAACGGCTTACTTTTCGGCACGGATCCAGATTCTAACGTGTTCCTGAAGTCAATTCGAAGATTCAATTCatgctttcaaatgacatcgttcggagcaacagaaatagttcGAAATACTAATGCAAATGGTCAACAATTCAATTCTACATTCAAAATCAGaggccaagtttatcataaaatgggGTCACTGCTGCCAATGCCAAACGAACCACATAAATTCTTACAAATCTACTTTATGGGCGGCGAGGATTCCGGAAGCGCACTTGCCAATCGCGTGAATGCACGTTGTGATTATAATAACCTTGATTCACTTTATGCCAGTCGCATCGTCAGCGAGCTAGATGCTCTTTTGAACGAGCACAACgagttgttgaaaatattcaaatcacaTATGCACCAATCACAAAGCGATAATCACGCTATCGTCATTAATCCTGATAAAACACCAGCTGGAGAGCATATTCGTAGATTCAATGCACCCGTTGTTGATGATGTTGCTGGAATCATGGTTGGCGATTGTACAGCTGCACGAGAAATTGTGATTcgtagaagaaataataatcttcagttCATTGCTGACACACATCGTTTATATGACGCTCTCCAATATCCGCTAATATTCTGGAAGGGACAAGACGGATATTGCATAAACATAAAACAACGAGATCCCGTATCAG GAGctgaaacaaacaagaacgtTAGCTCAAAGGATTATTATGCGTACCGATTAATGATTAGACGTGGCCTGGACAACGTCATTTTACAATGTCGTGAGCTTTGTCAACAATTCATGGTCGACATGTACGAGAAGATTGAGAGCGAACGACTACGATACTTACGATATAATCAACAAAAGCTGCGCGCGGAAGAGTACATTCATTTGCGAGACGCTATCAACAACAACGCCGACGTCGCCGAAATTGGTAACCATGTCATTTTACCATCATCGTACGTAGGCAGTCCATGTCATATGCAAGAATATATACAGGATGCTCTGACTTTCGTGCGCGAATATGGACGACCATGTTCATTTATCACGTTCACATGTAATCCAAAATGGCCAGAGATTACATCTTTGCTACTGCCTGGCCAAAATGCAATACATCGCTATGACATTACAGCACATGTGTTCAGACAAAAGTTGAAGTCTTTAATAAGTTTCATTACTAAATCACATGTATTTGGTCCCACACGTTTCTGGATGTATTCGGTTGAGTGGCAAAAGTGA
- the LOC123263631 gene encoding uncharacterized protein LOC123263631 has translation MIHGPCGTLNSSSPCMADGKCTKNFPKDFTNDTVTNVDGYPIYRRRNPENGGQSFIKNIINTDIDIDNRWVVPYSPLLSKTYNAHINVEFCSSVKSIKYICKVENTNVNAPPVNKNDEITLYQIGRYISSNEAAWRIFGFPIHERDPAVVQLAIHLENGQRVFFTNETVIDRATNPPKTTLTAFFELCNRADDFSAFARTLLYSQVPRYFTWTQTKTWIPRKQGLPVAACLNLFKSNALGRLFTVNPRHTECFYLPLLLVNVTGPLSFQDIRKVNGQQYPTYKDTCLALGLLEDDNQWEYMLAEAALNCTAIQIRLLFAIVLTTCFPARAQILWENHKDSMTDDILHQHRIRCHDLTITFSDEMYNEALIAIEDLCIIIANFPLSNFGMNSPNRTASDLMNTEMNRELQYSTVEMAAIIARNVPLMNEEQRTIYDRIMLAVSAGQGGFFFLDAPGGTGKTFVISLILAKIRSNNGIALAVASSGIATTLLDGGRTAHSVISDKHFQSFHVQHTLMRSTLA, from the exons ATGATTCATGGTCCATGTGGTACTCTTAATAGTTCATCGCCTTGCATGGCTGATGGAAaatgtactaaaaatttccctaAAGATTTTACCAATGATACGGTCACAAATGTCGACGGATACCCAATATATCGTCGAAGAAATCCTGAAAATGGCggacaatcatttattaaaaatatcatcaacacAGACATTGATATTGACAATCGTTGGGTGGTGCCATATTCGCCTCTGCTGAGCAAGACATATAATgctcatattaatgttgagtTCTGCAGTTCTGTGAAGAGCATCAAATACATTTGCAA AGTGGAAAATACTAATGTGAATGCTCCTCcagtaaataaaaacgatGAAATAACGCTCTACCAAATTGGTCGGTACATCAGCTCCAATGAAGCTGCTTGGCGTATCTTTGGTTTTCCAATTCATGAACGGGATCCAGCAGTTGTTCAGTTAGCCATCCATCTTGAAAACGGTCAGCGTGTATTTTTCACGAACGAGACAGTGATTGATCGTGCTACAAATCCACCTAAAACTACACTCACtgcattttttgaattgtgtaaTCGTGCGGATGATTTTAGTGCCTTTGCACGAACATTACTCTATTCACAAGTACCACGCTATTTCACATGGACTCAAACAAAAACATGGATACCCCGCAAGCAAGGCTTACCAGTTGCTGCAtgtctcaatttatttaaatcaaacgcCTTGGGGCGATTATTTACAGTCAATCCAAGACACACGGAGTGCTTTTATCTTCCACTGTTGTTggttaatgttactggcccaTTATCATTTCAAGATATACGTAAAGTGAATGGGCAACAATATCCAACTTATAAAGATACTTGCCTTGCACTCGGCTTGCTGGAAGACGACAACCAGTGGGAATACATGCTTGCTGAAGCTGCATTGAACTGTACAGCAATACAAATTCGTCTACTATTTGCTATAGTGTTGACTACATGTTTCCCAGCCCGAGCACAGATATTATGGGAAAATCACAAAGATTCAATGACTGATGATATATTGCATCAACATCGTATACGGTGCCACGATCTAACCATAACATTCAGCGACGAAATGTACAATGAAGCATTGATTGCTATTGAGGATCTTTGCATTATCATTGCCAACTTTCCACTTAGTAATTTTGGTATGAATTCGCCAAATCGAACTGCATCTGATTTAATGAATACTGAAATGAATCGTGAACTGCAGTACAGTACTGTAGAAATGGCAGCGATTATTGCCCGCAATGTCCCACTAATGAATGAGGAACAAAGAACCATTTATGATCGCATTATGCTCGCAGTTTCAGCTGGACAAGGTGGGTTCTTCTTTTTAGATGCACCGGGTGGAACTGGCAAAACATTCGTTATTTCGCTAATTCTTGCTAAAATACGATCAAATAATGGCATCGCATTGGCCGTTGCATCATCGGGCATTGCAACAACTTTATTGGATGGAGGTAGAACAGCTCAttca GTGATTTCAGACAAACACTTCCAGTCATTCCACGTTCAACATACGCTGATGAGATCAACGCTTGCTTAA